The bacterium genome includes the window AAGACGAGAAACGCGATCGCAGGCCCGGAAAGCTCGCGCGCCGCCGCCGCCGTTTTGCCCACCGGCGCGAACGCGAACACCACGGCAAGCGCCGCGCCGGTGCCGGCGGCAAGCAGAGTGAGATGTCTCAGGACGCGTCCCAATTCGGCTCCCGCGCGTTGGTGAGGCGGCCAAATGACGCAAAACCGCCATTTCGGAATTGCGATTTCGGAATCCGGATTGTAATGACGAAGGATGGACCAAACCAGACGCCGCGCCGCTCTCGCGATTTGCGCCATCGCCCTTGCCTTCGCCGCCGGGTGTACCGCCGCGAAAGGGCGCGTCGAGTATTATCCCGATGTGGCCGAGAACGAATTCGACCAAAAAACGCTGATTCGGATCAACAAATACCGCTGGTCGCTGGGGCTTGCGCAGCTCACGCACGAACCGCATCTGGAAATGCTCGCGCGCGAGCACGCCCGCGCGATGCACGAGGCCGGCAAGATGTCGCACGACGGTTTCCGCGAACGCGCGCGGCGAAGCGGCATGACGACGTGCGTCGAGAATCTCGCCGTCGGCACGCGCACGTCCGAACAGGTGTTCAACGGCTGGCGCGCTTCACCGGGCCACGACCGCAACATGCGCGTGCCGGATCTGCATTACGCCGGGGTCGCGCACCACGGCGCGTATGTGGCGCTTCTGGCATGCGGGTGAAGAAAAGGCTGGAAGACTGAAAGGCTGGAAGTCTGGAAGGTCATTGCAACGCGTAACATGTCGTTGCGTTCGACTCTATCCTCAATCCTCAATCCTCCTCGTCAAATCCGCGTGGATCTCCTCGAAGATGCGGTCGAGCCCCACGGTCACGTCCCACCCCGGATAGTCGGCGCGAAGGCGCGACAGGTCGGAGATGTAGCAGATGTGGTCACCGACGCGC containing:
- a CDS encoding CAP domain-containing protein; its protein translation is MDQTRRRAALAICAIALAFAAGCTAAKGRVEYYPDVAENEFDQKTLIRINKYRWSLGLAQLTHEPHLEMLAREHARAMHEAGKMSHDGFRERARRSGMTTCVENLAVGTRTSEQVFNGWRASPGHDRNMRVPDLHYAGVAHHGAYVALLACG